Proteins found in one Herbiconiux sp. A18JL235 genomic segment:
- a CDS encoding YaaA family protein — protein MLVLLPPSETKRDGGEGAPLDFAALSHPALTRVRKPLVRRVATLARTPDEMMQRLKLGPKLAFEVERNRLVTKSATMPAMDRYTGVLYEALDAPALDPAARAFAAEHVRIHSALFGLVGAGDPVPAYRLSHDSRLDAPSIKTVWAEAVSKELLAHRDELVLDLRSEAYVHLGPVPPAASRTYFLRVVTTGDDGVRRALNHFNKKGKGELVRALVQHGVDFADVDELIAWGAASGHRLSLAADGELVLEV, from the coding sequence GTGCTCGTGCTGCTGCCACCCTCCGAGACCAAACGCGACGGGGGAGAGGGCGCGCCGCTCGACTTCGCGGCGCTGTCGCACCCGGCGCTGACGCGGGTGCGGAAGCCGCTGGTGCGTCGGGTCGCGACGCTCGCCCGCACCCCCGACGAGATGATGCAGCGGCTGAAGCTCGGCCCGAAGCTCGCCTTCGAGGTGGAGCGTAACCGCCTCGTCACGAAGAGCGCGACCATGCCCGCGATGGACCGCTACACGGGGGTGCTGTACGAAGCCCTCGACGCTCCCGCTCTCGATCCCGCGGCGCGCGCTTTCGCGGCCGAGCACGTGCGAATCCATTCGGCCCTGTTCGGGCTGGTCGGCGCCGGAGACCCGGTCCCCGCTTACCGTCTCTCCCACGACTCGCGGCTCGACGCGCCCTCGATCAAGACGGTGTGGGCCGAGGCCGTCTCGAAGGAGCTGCTCGCCCATCGCGACGAGCTGGTGCTCGACCTGCGCTCGGAGGCCTACGTGCACCTCGGCCCGGTTCCACCCGCGGCCTCGCGCACTTACTTCCTCCGGGTCGTGACGACCGGCGACGACGGCGTGCGGCGTGCGCTCAACCACTTCAACAAGAAGGGCAAGGGCGAGCTCGTGCGTGCCCTCGTGCAGCACGGCGTCGACTTCGCCGACGTCGACGAGCTGATCGCCTGGGGGGCCGCGAGCGGTCACCGCCTCTCGCTCGCGGCCGACGGCGAGCTCGTTCTCGAGGTCTGA
- the nusA gene encoding transcription termination factor NusA: MDIDLSVLRLLEREREIPFEELVVIIEQAILTAYLKHTDRPASFDDGTPSARVHLDRKSGHISVFVPEIDDDGVVIGEAEENPSDFGRIAAFAAKQVINQRLRDIGDDKVLGEFKGREGDIVAGVIQQGPNPKMVHVDLGTIEAIMPPEEQVPGEEYAHGSRIRVYVTSVAKGPKGPSITVSRTHPSLVRKLFALEVPEIASGVVEIVSLAREAGHRTKIAVRATEPGVNAKGACIGELGQRVRAVTSELGSEKIDIVDYSDDLPTFVANALSPAKVSSAFVIDANTKAVRALVPDYQLSLAIGKEGQNARLAAKLTGAKIDIQPDSILDED; this comes from the coding sequence GTGGACATCGACCTCAGCGTCTTACGTCTCCTGGAGCGTGAACGAGAGATCCCCTTCGAGGAACTGGTGGTGATCATCGAGCAGGCCATCCTCACGGCGTACCTGAAGCACACCGACCGACCCGCCTCCTTCGACGACGGCACCCCGTCGGCGCGTGTGCACCTCGACCGCAAGTCGGGCCACATCAGCGTGTTCGTACCCGAGATCGACGACGACGGGGTGGTGATCGGCGAGGCGGAGGAGAACCCGAGCGACTTCGGTCGCATCGCCGCCTTCGCCGCCAAGCAGGTCATCAACCAGCGCCTTCGCGACATCGGCGACGACAAGGTGCTCGGCGAGTTCAAGGGGCGCGAGGGCGACATCGTCGCGGGCGTCATCCAGCAGGGTCCGAACCCGAAGATGGTGCACGTCGACCTCGGCACGATCGAGGCGATCATGCCGCCCGAGGAACAGGTGCCCGGCGAGGAGTACGCGCACGGTTCGCGCATCCGCGTCTACGTCACGAGTGTCGCCAAGGGCCCGAAGGGCCCGTCGATCACCGTGTCGCGCACGCACCCGTCACTCGTGCGCAAGCTGTTCGCGCTCGAGGTTCCCGAGATCGCCTCAGGGGTCGTCGAGATCGTGTCGCTCGCCCGTGAGGCGGGTCACCGCACCAAGATCGCGGTGCGGGCGACCGAGCCCGGTGTGAACGCCAAGGGCGCCTGCATCGGCGAGCTGGGCCAGCGCGTGCGTGCGGTCACCTCCGAGCTCGGCAGCGAGAAGATCGACATCGTCGACTACTCCGACGACCTGCCCACCTTCGTCGCCAACGCGCTCTCGCCCGCCAAGGTGTCGAGCGCCTTCGTCATCGACGCGAACACCAAGGCCGTGCGCGCCCTGGTTCCCGACTACCAGCTCTCCCTCGCCATCGGCAAGGAGGGCCAGAACGCTCGACTCGCGGCGAAGCTCACGGGCGCGAAGATCGACATCCAGCCCGATTCCATTTTGGATGAGGACTGA
- a CDS encoding F0F1 ATP synthase subunit epsilon, whose translation MAKNLSVSVVSADQQIWAGDATMVIAKTVEGEIGILAGHEPLLAILSAGEVRVNAASGERLVVRADDGFLSVENDTVTIVARDAELIK comes from the coding sequence ATGGCGAAGAACCTCAGCGTCAGCGTCGTCTCGGCCGATCAGCAGATCTGGGCCGGCGACGCGACGATGGTGATCGCCAAGACGGTCGAGGGCGAGATCGGCATCCTGGCCGGTCACGAGCCGCTGCTCGCCATCCTCTCGGCGGGCGAGGTGCGGGTGAACGCCGCCAGCGGTGAGCGACTCGTCGTTCGCGCCGACGACGGGTTCCTCTCCGTGGAGAACGACACAGTCACGATCGTCGCTCGCGACGCCGAGCTGATCAAGTAG
- a CDS encoding YlxR family protein yields MEPVRTCVGCRARASRSSLLRVVARAEGPTGLELVVDETATLPGRGAWLHPSPECFRAAVTRRAFGRALRVEGTLGTSTVENRLNGTVNP; encoded by the coding sequence ATGGAACCCGTTAGAACGTGCGTGGGGTGCCGCGCGCGCGCCAGCCGGTCCTCCTTGCTGAGGGTCGTGGCCAGGGCCGAAGGCCCGACAGGGCTTGAACTGGTCGTCGACGAGACGGCCACTCTTCCCGGCCGTGGCGCGTGGCTCCACCCTTCACCCGAATGCTTTCGTGCCGCGGTCACGCGGCGGGCTTTCGGGCGCGCACTCCGTGTCGAGGGAACCCTCGGCACGTCGACAGTAGAGAACAGGCTGAACGGCACCGTGAACCCATGA
- a CDS encoding methylated-DNA--[protein]-cysteine S-methyltransferase: protein MDTLTQIRSASPYLQRCSTPIGRVEVMSDGESITGVGLEHNGMLPHDGLAFDSTAVADEAIAQLLDYFQGTRRRFTVPIAHYGTPFQLQVWRVLAAIPWGHCTSYGAIAATVGRAGSGRAVGGAIASNPTPLLVGCHRVLSAAGRVTGWSWADGTRTKSWLLHHERIPHLL from the coding sequence ATGGACACACTGACGCAGATCCGCTCGGCCTCTCCCTATCTGCAGCGCTGCAGCACGCCCATCGGCCGGGTCGAGGTGATGAGCGACGGGGAGAGCATCACCGGCGTGGGCCTCGAGCACAACGGCATGCTCCCGCACGACGGTCTGGCGTTCGACTCGACGGCGGTGGCCGATGAGGCCATCGCGCAGTTGCTCGACTACTTCCAGGGCACGAGGCGCCGTTTCACGGTGCCCATCGCCCACTACGGCACGCCGTTCCAACTGCAGGTATGGCGGGTGCTCGCGGCGATCCCCTGGGGTCACTGCACGAGCTACGGGGCGATCGCGGCGACGGTGGGGCGCGCGGGTTCGGGCAGGGCCGTGGGCGGAGCGATCGCCTCGAACCCCACTCCCCTGCTCGTCGGCTGCCACCGGGTGCTCTCGGCTGCCGGCCGAGTCACGGGGTGGAGCTGGGCCGACGGCACGCGCACCAAGTCGTGGCTGCTGCACCACGAGCGCATCCCCCACCTCCTGTGA
- a CDS encoding proline--tRNA ligase, producing MPTRLSNYFLRTLREDPSDAEVTSHRLLVRAGYIRRQAPGIFAWLPLGLRVKAKIEAIIREEMAAAGAFEVHFPALLPKEPYEATGRYVEYGPGMFRLNDRKDAGFVLAPTHEEVFTLLVKDLYSSYKDLPLSIYQIQDKYRDEARPRAGLLRGREFTMKDAYSFDYTDAGLDASYQAQRDAYERIFTRLGLEYVIVKADAGAMGGSKSEEFLHPTPVGEDTFVRSAGGYAANVEAYTTVPPEPRSFDGLTPAEVLDTPDTPTIQTLVDRANEAHPRPDGRAWTAADTLKNVVLALTNLDGSRELVVVGLPGDREVDVKRAEVAFAPAEIEAATEADFAKHPGLVKGYIGPWSADGAVLGEESSTGIRYVVDPRVVDGTGWITGANEHGKHVFGLVAGRDFTSDGIVEVAEVRAGDPAPDGSGPVELARGMEIGHVFQLGRKYAEALGLKVLDENGKLVTVTMGSYGIGVTRILAIIAELNNDEKGLVWPASVAPFDVHVIATGRDAEVYQAAESVVADLEAKGLEVLYDDRPKVSPGVKFGDAELIGVPMIVIVGRGVAEGQVELWNRATGERTSVALDDVAASFG from the coding sequence GTGCCTACACGCCTCTCGAACTACTTCCTCCGTACGCTCCGCGAAGACCCCTCCGACGCCGAGGTGACCAGCCACCGCCTCCTCGTGCGGGCCGGCTACATCCGCCGACAGGCACCGGGGATCTTCGCGTGGCTGCCGCTGGGGCTGCGCGTGAAGGCGAAGATCGAGGCGATCATCCGGGAGGAGATGGCTGCCGCCGGCGCCTTCGAGGTGCACTTCCCCGCCCTGCTGCCGAAGGAGCCCTACGAGGCAACCGGCCGCTACGTCGAGTACGGCCCCGGCATGTTCCGGCTGAACGACCGGAAGGACGCCGGCTTCGTGCTCGCGCCCACGCACGAAGAGGTCTTCACCCTGCTCGTGAAAGACCTGTACTCGAGCTACAAAGACCTGCCGCTGTCGATCTATCAGATCCAGGACAAGTACCGCGACGAGGCGCGCCCCCGCGCGGGCCTCCTGCGCGGCCGTGAGTTCACGATGAAGGACGCCTACTCCTTCGACTACACGGATGCGGGGCTCGACGCCTCCTACCAGGCCCAGCGAGACGCCTACGAGCGCATCTTCACCCGCCTCGGCCTCGAGTACGTCATCGTGAAGGCCGACGCGGGCGCGATGGGCGGCTCCAAGAGCGAGGAGTTCCTGCACCCCACCCCCGTCGGCGAAGACACCTTCGTGCGCTCGGCCGGGGGCTACGCGGCGAACGTCGAGGCCTACACGACCGTGCCGCCCGAGCCCCGCTCCTTCGACGGGCTCACCCCCGCCGAGGTGCTCGACACCCCCGACACCCCCACCATCCAGACGCTCGTCGACAGGGCCAACGAGGCGCACCCCAGGCCCGACGGCCGCGCCTGGACTGCAGCCGACACGCTGAAGAACGTGGTGCTGGCGCTCACGAACCTCGACGGGTCGCGCGAACTCGTCGTCGTCGGGCTCCCCGGCGACCGCGAGGTCGACGTCAAGCGCGCCGAGGTGGCCTTCGCCCCCGCCGAGATCGAGGCGGCCACCGAGGCCGACTTCGCCAAACACCCGGGACTCGTGAAGGGCTACATCGGGCCCTGGTCGGCCGACGGTGCGGTGCTCGGCGAGGAGTCGAGCACGGGCATCCGCTACGTCGTCGACCCCCGCGTGGTGGACGGCACCGGGTGGATCACGGGCGCCAACGAGCACGGCAAGCACGTGTTCGGCCTGGTCGCCGGGCGCGACTTCACCTCCGACGGGATCGTCGAGGTGGCCGAGGTGCGGGCGGGCGACCCCGCCCCCGACGGTTCGGGCCCGGTCGAGCTCGCCCGCGGCATGGAGATCGGTCACGTCTTCCAGCTCGGCCGCAAATACGCCGAGGCCCTGGGGCTCAAGGTGCTCGACGAGAACGGCAAGCTGGTGACGGTCACCATGGGCTCGTACGGAATCGGTGTCACGCGCATCCTGGCCATCATCGCCGAGCTGAACAACGACGAGAAGGGTCTCGTCTGGCCGGCCTCGGTCGCACCGTTCGACGTGCACGTGATCGCCACCGGCCGCGACGCCGAGGTCTACCAGGCCGCGGAGTCGGTGGTCGCCGACCTCGAGGCGAAGGGCCTCGAGGTTCTCTACGACGACCGCCCCAAGGTCTCGCCCGGTGTGAAGTTCGGCGACGCCGAGCTCATCGGTGTGCCGATGATCGTGATCGTGGGGCGCGGGGTCGCCGAGGGTCAGGTCGAGCTCTGGAACCGGGCGACGGGGGAGCGCACGAGCGTCGCCCTGGATGACGTCGCGGCGAGCTTCGGGTAA